One window from the genome of Medicago truncatula mitochondrion, complete genome encodes:
- the ccmFn gene encoding cytochrome c biogenesis FN produces the protein MYIIYEFFHLSLFPGLFVAFTYNKKQPPAFGAAPAFWCILLSFLGLSFRHIPNNLSNYNVLTANAPFFYQISGTWSNHEGSILSWCRIPRFYGFLLCYRGRPQSHNVSKRGGHREVLYDFVSNFVKNSILSLPRYEQKSGAAPQLYTPFVLRTLVDSELRSRRNRTFDGPALFYAPLYPERIISFAPLGARRSRGSREGKRRTHPLLHLARYDKERASSIDEQRIDGALGIALFFSPFLSASSDPFVRNFFVRTEPLAESNPVPQDPISAIHPPCIYAGDVASAMGFGLCRSKIMNGIVALHSPPMRKDAAEKKGTLLRSAGCVGSRITSELFTKKLKHVVAKCYPALLLRSNRSLLMLLWRRFFAFSSLWTGALVDTGREQAKRVVRNEQKETTTSPLCWSAGANTVVSDQDQKQIRIWILTCRWFLTVGIMPGSWWAHHELGRGGWWFRDPVENASFMPWVLATARIHSVILPLLHSWISFLNIVTLPCCVSGTFSIRSGLLASVHSFATDDTRGIFLWRFFLLMTGISMILFSQMKQQASVRITYKKEMVVARSTLVHLRHSARAQPRPVMLWKN, from the coding sequence ATGTACATAATATATGAATTCTTTCATTTATCGTTATTTCCGGGTCTTTTCGTTGCATTCACTTACAACAAGAAACAACCACCTGCGTTTGGTGCAGCACCTGCATTTTGGTGCATTCTTCTTTCTTTCCTCGGTCTTTCGTTCCGTCATATTCCTAATAACTTATCCAATTACAACGTATTAACCGCTAATGCACCTTTCTTTTATCAAATCTCAGGGACATGGTCTAATCATGAGGGTAGTATTTTATCATGGTGTCGGATCCCACGTTTTTATGGATTCCTTCTTTGTTACCGGGGTCGACCCCAAAGCCATAATGTCTCAAAACGAGGAGGCCATAGAGAAGTTTTGTATGACTTTGTCTCGAACTTCGTGAAGAACTCCATTCTATCTCTCCCTCGTTACGAACAAAAAAGTGGGGCTGCGCCCCAGTTGTACACTCCCTTCGTTCTACGAACCCTTGTTGATTCTGAACTTCGTTCGCGAAGGAACCGGACGTTTGACGGGCCAGCCCTTTTTTATGCGCCGCTTTACCCTGAAAGGATAATTAGCTTTGCTCCTCTGGGTGCTAGGCGCTCCCGTGGTTCGCGAGAAGGAAAAAGAAGGACTCATCCTTTGTTGCATCTGGCACGATATGATAAAGAGAGAGCTTCGTCTATCGATGAACAGCGGATTGACGGAGCTCTTGGCATTGCTTTGTTTTTCTCTCCTTTCCTATCAGCGAGTTCCGATCCTTTTGTTCGAAATTTCTTCGTTCGTACCGAACCGCTTGCAGAATCAAATCCTGTTCCACAAGATCCTATATCAGCTATACATCCTCCTTGCATTTATGCCGGAGACGTCGCCAGTGCTATGGGCTTTGGATTATGTAGATCAAAAATTATGAATGGGATTGTGGCACTCCACTCGCCGCCAATGCGGAAGGATGCCGCCGAAAAGAAGGGAACGCTGCTTCGCTCTGCTGGATGCGTCGGATCCCGTATAACAAGCGAGCTTTTTACCAAAAAATTAAAACATGTGGTCGCAAAATGCTATCCAGCTCTCTTGTTGCGTAGCAATAGAAGCCTGCTCATGCTGCTTTGGCGGCGCTTTTTCGCCTTCTCTTCGCTCTGGACAGGAGCGCTAGTGGACACGGGGAGGGAGCAGGCGAAGCGTGTCGTTCGTAATGAACAGAAAGAGACCACTACTTCGCCTCTTTGTTGGAGCGCCGGCGCGAACACAGTGGTATCTGACCAGGACCAGAAACAGATTCGAATTTGGATCTTGACATGTCGGTGGTTTTTAACCGTGGGCATCATGCCAGGAAGTTGGTGGGCTCATCATGAATTAGGTCGGGGTGGCTGGTGGTTTCGGGATCCCGTAGAAAATGCTTCTTTTATGCCTTGGGTATTAGCCACAGCTCGTATTCATTCCGTAATTCTACCCCTTCTTCATTCTTGGATCTCGTTTCTGAATATTGTGACTCTTCCATGCTGTGTCTCAGGAACCTTTTCAATACGGTCCGGATTGCTAGCTTCCGTTCATAGTTTTGCTACAGATGATACACGAGGAATCTTTTTATGGCGGTTCTTCCTTCTAATGACCGGCATATCTATGATTCTTTTCTCCCAGATGAAGCAGCAGGCATCGGTCCGTATAACTTATAAAAAAGAGATGGTTGTGGCGCGAAGTACTCTTGTGCACCTCCGTCACTCGGCTCGCGCGCAACCCCGCCCCGTTATGTTATGGAAGAATTGA